In Pseudomonadaceae bacterium SI-3, the sequence TGCAAGATCCAGCGCGGTGCCGTGATCGACCGAGGTGCGTACGATCGGCAGCCCCAGCGTGACGTTGACGGCTGCGCCAAAGCCCTTGTACTTGAGCACCGGCAACCCCTGATCGTGGTACATCGCCAGCACCGCGTCGCAGTGTTCGAGGTGTTTGGGCGTGAACACTGTGTCAGCCGGTAGCGGGCCGATAAGGTCGAGCCCGTCGCTTCGCAGTATTTCCAGCGTTGGCTCGATGACCTCGATTTCCTCGCGGCCCAAATGTCCGCCCTCACCAGCATGTGGGTTGAGCCCGCAGACCAGAATCCGGGGATGGGCAATGCCGAATTTTGCTACAAGGTCGTTGTGCAATATGCGCGTCACACGCTGCAGCCGCTTGGCAGTGATGGCTGCCGGCACCTCCTTAAGCGGCAGATGGGTGGTGACCAGTGCAACCCGTAACCCACGCGTGGCCAGCATCATGACGACCTGCTCTGTGCCGGTCAGCTCCGCGAGAAATTCGGTGTGTCCTGAAAACGAGATGCCTGCCTCGTTGATGACGCCCTTGTGCACCGGCGCAGTGATCATGCCGGCAAAGCTGCCATCAAGGCATCCGTTACCGGCGCGTGTCAGCGTCGTTAGCACATAGTCTGCGTTCGCCGGGTTGAGCTGGCCGCTTATGGCCGGCGCAGCGAGCGGCGTGTCCCAGACATACAGGCTGTTGGCGGGTGCCGGCTGGTTCGGCCAGCTGCCTGGGGCAACGTCAATCACGGTGATGTCCAGTCCAAGCTCGGCTGCGCGGGTGCGTAGCAGCTCGGAACTGGCGATGGCGACCAAGGCGTGAGGGTGGCTGTCGCGTGCGAGCAGCAAACAGAGGTCCGGACCAATACCGGCGGGCTCGCCGGGCGTCAGGGCGAAACGTTTGACGGTCATCTCTAGGCCTTTGGGCTGATGAAATGAAGCGGGCCGGCCGATTGGCCGGCCCGCTGAGGCGTCGCTGACGGGCAACTCAACGCGAAATCAAAGCTTGATCTCAACGTAGGCTTCGTCGCGAATCTGGCGTAGCCAGTTCTGCAGCTCTTCTTCGTACTTACGGTTGCGCAGCAAAGACAGGGCCTGTTGCTCGCGGAACTCTTCGCTGGCATCTGTGGCGCGGCGTCCGAGCACTTCCAGGATGTGCCAGCCATACGGCGTCTTGAAGGGTTCGGACAGCTGCCCACTGGCCGTGTTGGCCATGACTTCACGGAACTCCGGAACCAGCGAGCTTGGGTCGATCCAGTTGAGGTCTCCGCCGTTCAGCGCCGAGCCTGGGTCTTCGGAGAAGTTCTTCGCCAGCTCGGCAAAGCTCTCGCCGGCCTGGATGCGGTCACGCAGTCGCTGGATCAGGCGTCGGCTTTCTTCTTCGCTGCGGATCTGGCTTGGTTTGATCAGGATATGACGAACATGGACCTCGTCACGCACCTGAGTATCGCCGCCACGCTTGTCGAGCACTTTCAGCAAGATGAAGCCCGGCGGGGTACGCACCGGCCGGGTGACGTCGCCGACCGACATGCTGCTGACTTCGGTATCGAATGGCGGTGGCAGCTGAGCGGCCTTGCGCCAGCCCATATCGCCGCCTTCCAGTGCGTTTTCACTGGCCGAGCGTGAGACAGCCAGCTTGGCGAAGTCGGCGCCTTGCTGAAGTTGCTGATAGGTATCCATCGCGGTTTTTTCAGCCGCCTGGATCGTGGCCGAATCAGCGGACTCTGGCACTGGTATCAGGATATTGGCCAGTCGATATTCTTCCGACAGCTGCAGCTTGCCGAGATCGGAAGCCAGGAAGTTTTCCACTTCTTGGTTCGACACCTGGACACGTTCGGCGATTCTGCGCTGGCGCACCCGGCTGATGACCATTTCACGGCGAATCTGCTCGCGGGCGGTGTCGAGGCTCAGGCCGTCACGCTCCAGAGCCGCGCGGAACTGGTCCAACGTCATGTTGTTACGCTGGGCGATGGTGCTCATTGCCTGGTTGAGCTCTTCATCGGAGATGCGGATCCCCGAGCGATCGCCGATCTGCAGCTGCAGATTTTCGGTGATCAGCCGCTCCAGCACCTGTTGTTGCATGACGTCCGCGGGTGGCATTTCCGCGCCGCGTTTTTCGATGGTCTGCTGGACTTCACGGGTCCGCTGGTCCAACTGGCTCTGCATGATCACGTCGTTATCCACGATCGCGACAATGCGGTCGAGCTGTTGAACCTCGGCCGACGCGGTCAGGGCAGCAGTCACGCTGCCCAGCAGAAGGGCGCCCGCCAGCAGGGGGCGCAGGTAATCAGAAAGCTTGATCTTCACGTTCACGGTAACCTTGTATGCCTTCGTCGAGGAATGTCTCGGTCGAGCTGCCGAACACGCCGCCGAGTCCCTTAAGGACGATTTGCAGGAAGATGCCGTTGTCCGGCTCGTCATTCTGCGATGGGTTGAGACTGGTTTCGTCGTAATCGATCCAGTAGCGGTTGATCAGACGCAGCTTCCAGCAGCAGCTGTCGTACTCGAAGCCACCGAAGGCCTCCAGTGTCCGATTGCGACTGTAGTCGTGCTGCCAGCGTGCGATCACGCTCCACTGCGGCAGGATCGGCCAGATAGTGGAGATATCGTGCTGGTTGATCTTGTAGTAATCCTCAATGTACTCAGGCGAACCCGGCGCACCGTAGTCGCCGCCATAAGTCCACTGCCCGGTGGCCTGGTCGAACCGTACGGTGTCGTTGCGATAGCGGTAGCCGAAGTTGACGATCTTCCGCGGATTGTCAGCTGGCTGATAGTGGAACATGGCGCTGCCTGACTGCGTTTGGCCCTGATCCGGGTCCCAGTTGAACGTCGAGGTGAAGCGCCAGTCGCGGTTGTAGCGATATAGGTACTCGAGGGCGTATGGCGAGACGTCCGAGGTCGAGCCTGGACGATCTTCCAGGTTGGGTAGCTGCACTTCGCGGTCGCGGAAGTAAATGATCTGGCCAACGCTCAAGCGCTGACGCTCCAGTCCGTTCGGCTCGATCCAGCGATTGGTCACGCCCAGCGAGAGCTGATTGGCATCACCTATACGGTCCTTGCCGGAGAAGCGGTTTTCACGCCACAGCGAAGAGTAGCTGAAGGTGTTTTCACCGGTATCAAACACAGGAATGTCATCCTGGTCTTCTTCCGGTACGTACAGATAGAACATCCGCGGCTCGAGGGTCTGACGGTAGTTCTTGCCGAACCACTGGGTGTCGCGGTCGAAGTACAGTCCGCTATCGACGCTGAAGATCGGTACGCTGCGATCAGGCGAGTCGTTGAAGTCGCTCACCTGGCGACGGCCGGTATTGTCCAGCGTCAGGTCGTACTTGGTGTACGCGTATTTCAGCGATGGCCGGACGAAGCCCCAGCTCCAATCGAGCGGAAGATTAACTCCGGGCTCAAGGTGCAGACGCTCGCCTTCCGCTCGAGTCAGACCGCTAAGACGGGCGTCGTACCACAGCTGCTCCGGCGTGCCGGTGTTGCCATATTGGTCGGTGAAGTAACCATTGCGCAGGCTGCGCTGGAAGCTGACGAACTCGGTGCCGTAAGCGAACCGCAATCCACCCGGCTGGAACGGCAATGCGCCGTTCAACGTCAGCTGCGGCAGGCGCTCGTAGGGTGTGATGTCGGCAATGGTTGCACGCTCGTAAGCGTGCACGTTCAGCTGAGCCGTGTAGGACGGCGCGCGGTAAGTCAGGGTGCCACGCTGATCTAGGTGATCCGGTTGATCGATGCCCAGCTGGGTATCCAGGTCCTGGAAGTAGTAGGGGTCGCTGATGTCGGTGTAGTCGACCTCTGCCAGCCAGCGCGTGTCCAGGCCGGTACGGTGTTGCCAGCTGTACATCCAGCGCTGGTCCTCGTACTCAGACTGCAGCTTGCGCTCGTCGTTGCTGTCATTCAGGTAGGCAGCGCCAAACTGGCCTTCGCTGCGACGGGTCAGGTAACGGAACTCACCTTCCATAAGCAGGCCGCGATCGGTCATGTAATTCGGGTAGAGCGTGGCGTCGAAATTCGGCGCCAGGTTGAAATAGTACGGTGTGATCAGCGACAAACCCGTATCGCTGGAGGAGCTGATGCTCGGCGCCAGGAAGCCGGACTGACGGCGGTCATCAATCGGGAAATAGATGTAAGGCGTATAGAACACCGGAACACCCTTGACCCGCAGCGTGACGTTGGTTGCCGAGCCGAAGCCGGTGGCAGGGTTGAGGGTGACGTTGTTGCCTTGCAGATACCAGTCGTTATCGCCGGGTTCGCAGCGGGTATATGTCCCGTCCTTGAGGCGGATGATCGCGTCCTCGGTACGCTTGGCATACAGTGCACTGCCGCGGACCTTACCTTCGTGAACCACGTATTCGGCGTTTTCGACCTGCGCTTCACCTGTGTCGAGGAACAGTTCAGCGCGGTCACCGACCATCAGTGCGCCGCCGTCACGCAGACGGACATTGCCTTTCAGCTCGCCGCGGTTCTCCAGCTGGTACAGGCTCGCCTCGTCGGCTTCGGCCTGGATGCTGCCCTGGCGAAGTACCACGTCGCCGGCCAGCGTGGCGATTTCCTGCTGCTGCTCGTAACGGGTTGCTTTGGCCGATACGTAGGTCGGTGCCTCGCTCATCGGCGTGTCGTCGAACTGACCGGGGCGGTTTGGTTCAACATAGGTACCGGCACAGTAAGGACCTGTCTCGGCCAGCTGTGCATTGGTCAGCTGATCGCGCGGCACCCAATCCAGATGGCTGTAATCGGCACTGCGCGAGGCCAGTGCTCGGCCCTTGCTTTCGGTGACCAGTTTGGTGGTGGCCGCCTGGCGCTCGGCCTTGCTGGCGCTGGGCTTAGCGCTAGTGGTCTCGCCAGTAGACGTGCCACGATGAGTCGGACGCGGTGGCAGGGCCGGGCTGGCGGCATCCGCTGCGCAATTCCAACCCCCGCCGGCACCTGGTTGGCAGGCAAACTGTTCGGCTGCGATAACCATGGGCGCCGCTACAGGTTGCAGTGCGAGCAAGCCGCCGGTTACCAATAGAGGGAATTTTTTACGAAAAGCGGGATATTTGACTGCCATCTTGTTTTTTGGTCCGTGCTTGCGGCGAGCCATCGGCCGGGCTGGGCCGCACGCCTCTCGATGGGCTGAAAAAGATGCTGGATAATAAAGCATGACCCGCTTATCGGCTAGCGCCGTGGAGAGCCCTGATATGCCGCAACACGATCAACGTCTGCTGGACCTCAACGCCTGGCTGGAGCCCCATCTAAACGCGCTTTTCGCTCGTCGCGGCTGGGGCGAAGTCCCCGAGGTGTCGCTGGTTGCTGCCAGTAGTGACGCCAGCTTTCGTCGTTACTTCCGTTGGGAGGCAGGGCAGCACAGCCTTATCCTGATGGACGCACCGCCGCCCCAAGAGAACTGCCAGCCGTTCGTGAACATCGCGGCAATACTGGCCGAGGCTGGCGTGTATGTACCCGAAATTCTGGCGGCCGACCTCGAGCGGGGCTTCTTGCTGCTCAGCGATCTGGGCCGGCAGACCTACCTGGACGTGATCGACGGCGATAATGCTGACGCACTCTTCGCTGACGCTATTTCGGCGCTGCTGACGTTCCAGGCCAACGCCAACCAAGCAACACTGCCTTTCTATGACGAAGCCCTGCTGCGCCGCGAGCTGCAGCTATTTCCTGAGTGGTATGTGCAACGGCATCTGGGCCACCGCTTCACTGCGGATGAGCAACAGCTGTGGGATCAAACCTGCCGTGTGCTGATCGACTCGGCGCTGGCCCAGCCAACAGTGCTGGTGCATCGCGACTATATGCCACGCAACTTGATGCTCAGCGAGCCGAACCCCGGCGTACTGGATTTTCAGGACGCTGTGATTGGCCCGGTCACCTATGACATCACCTCGCTGTTCAAGGATGCCTTTCTCAGCTGGCCGGAAGAGCGGGTGCTTGGCTGGCTGCAGGGTTACTGGGATTCCGCGCGTGCGCGGGGGATACCGGTGCAGGAGAGCTTCGCCGAGTTTCATCGCGCCAGCGATCTGATGGGCCTGCAGCGCCACCTCAAGGTCATCGGTATCTTTGCGCGAATCTGTCACCGTGACGGCAAGCCACGCTACCTGGGCGACGTGCCGCGCTTTTTCGCTTATCTCGACACCGTGTTGGAGCGCCGCCCTGAACTGGGCGATCTCAAGCGGCTGCTGCAAGGGTTGCCGCAGGAGCCCGTTGCATCATGAGGGCGATGATCTTGGCGGCGGGAAAGGGCGAGCGCCTCCGGCCCCTGACCTTGCACACACCCAAACCGCTGGTCCGCGCGGGCGGCGTGCCGCTGATCGAATACCACATCCGGGCGCTGGCCGAGGCCGGTATCGATGAGCTGGTGATCAATCACGCCTGGCTGGGTGAACAGATCGAGGCGTACCTCGGTGACGGTCGGCGTTTGGGCGTTCGCATTCAGTACTCAGCCGAGGGCGAGCCACTGGAGACCGGCGGGGGGATTCATCGTGCTTTACCGCTGCTGGGGGCGGAGCCTTTTATCGTGGTCAATGGCGATATCTGGACCGACTATGACTTTGGTGCGCTGAAGCGGCCTCTCAAAGGCTTGGCGCATTTGGTGCTGGTGGACAATCCAGCGCATAACCTCAAAGGTGATTTCAGC encodes:
- the pdxA gene encoding 4-hydroxythreonine-4-phosphate dehydrogenase PdxA: MTVKRFALTPGEPAGIGPDLCLLLARDSHPHALVAIASSELLRTRAAELGLDITVIDVAPGSWPNQPAPANSLYVWDTPLAAPAISGQLNPANADYVLTTLTRAGNGCLDGSFAGMITAPVHKGVINEAGISFSGHTEFLAELTGTEQVVMMLATRGLRVALVTTHLPLKEVPAAITAKRLQRVTRILHNDLVAKFGIAHPRILVCGLNPHAGEGGHLGREEIEVIEPTLEILRSDGLDLIGPLPADTVFTPKHLEHCDAVLAMYHDQGLPVLKYKGFGAAVNVTLGLPIVRTSVDHGTALDLAGTGRIDTGSLQVALETAYEMSAS
- a CDS encoding molecular chaperone SurA — translated: MKIKLSDYLRPLLAGALLLGSVTAALTASAEVQQLDRIVAIVDNDVIMQSQLDQRTREVQQTIEKRGAEMPPADVMQQQVLERLITENLQLQIGDRSGIRISDEELNQAMSTIAQRNNMTLDQFRAALERDGLSLDTAREQIRREMVISRVRQRRIAERVQVSNQEVENFLASDLGKLQLSEEYRLANILIPVPESADSATIQAAEKTAMDTYQQLQQGADFAKLAVSRSASENALEGGDMGWRKAAQLPPPFDTEVSSMSVGDVTRPVRTPPGFILLKVLDKRGGDTQVRDEVHVRHILIKPSQIRSEEESRRLIQRLRDRIQAGESFAELAKNFSEDPGSALNGGDLNWIDPSSLVPEFREVMANTASGQLSEPFKTPYGWHILEVLGRRATDASEEFREQQALSLLRNRKYEEELQNWLRQIRDEAYVEIKL
- a CDS encoding LPS biosynthesis protein, whose translation is MAVKYPAFRKKFPLLVTGGLLALQPVAAPMVIAAEQFACQPGAGGGWNCAADAASPALPPRPTHRGTSTGETTSAKPSASKAERQAATTKLVTESKGRALASRSADYSHLDWVPRDQLTNAQLAETGPYCAGTYVEPNRPGQFDDTPMSEAPTYVSAKATRYEQQQEIATLAGDVVLRQGSIQAEADEASLYQLENRGELKGNVRLRDGGALMVGDRAELFLDTGEAQVENAEYVVHEGKVRGSALYAKRTEDAIIRLKDGTYTRCEPGDNDWYLQGNNVTLNPATGFGSATNVTLRVKGVPVFYTPYIYFPIDDRRQSGFLAPSISSSSDTGLSLITPYYFNLAPNFDATLYPNYMTDRGLLMEGEFRYLTRRSEGQFGAAYLNDSNDERKLQSEYEDQRWMYSWQHRTGLDTRWLAEVDYTDISDPYYFQDLDTQLGIDQPDHLDQRGTLTYRAPSYTAQLNVHAYERATIADITPYERLPQLTLNGALPFQPGGLRFAYGTEFVSFQRSLRNGYFTDQYGNTGTPEQLWYDARLSGLTRAEGERLHLEPGVNLPLDWSWGFVRPSLKYAYTKYDLTLDNTGRRQVSDFNDSPDRSVPIFSVDSGLYFDRDTQWFGKNYRQTLEPRMFYLYVPEEDQDDIPVFDTGENTFSYSSLWRENRFSGKDRIGDANQLSLGVTNRWIEPNGLERQRLSVGQIIYFRDREVQLPNLEDRPGSTSDVSPYALEYLYRYNRDWRFTSTFNWDPDQGQTQSGSAMFHYQPADNPRKIVNFGYRYRNDTVRFDQATGQWTYGGDYGAPGSPEYIEDYYKINQHDISTIWPILPQWSVIARWQHDYSRNRTLEAFGGFEYDSCCWKLRLINRYWIDYDETSLNPSQNDEPDNGIFLQIVLKGLGGVFGSSTETFLDEGIQGYREREDQAF
- a CDS encoding aminoglycoside phosphotransferase translates to MPQHDQRLLDLNAWLEPHLNALFARRGWGEVPEVSLVAASSDASFRRYFRWEAGQHSLILMDAPPPQENCQPFVNIAAILAEAGVYVPEILAADLERGFLLLSDLGRQTYLDVIDGDNADALFADAISALLTFQANANQATLPFYDEALLRRELQLFPEWYVQRHLGHRFTADEQQLWDQTCRVLIDSALAQPTVLVHRDYMPRNLMLSEPNPGVLDFQDAVIGPVTYDITSLFKDAFLSWPEERVLGWLQGYWDSARARGIPVQESFAEFHRASDLMGLQRHLKVIGIFARICHRDGKPRYLGDVPRFFAYLDTVLERRPELGDLKRLLQGLPQEPVAS
- a CDS encoding mannose-1-phosphate guanylyltransferase; its protein translation is MRAMILAAGKGERLRPLTLHTPKPLVRAGGVPLIEYHIRALAEAGIDELVINHAWLGEQIEAYLGDGRRLGVRIQYSAEGEPLETGGGIHRALPLLGAEPFIVVNGDIWTDYDFGALKRPLKGLAHLVLVDNPAHNLKGDFSLIDGCIGDGDTATLTYSGIAVLSPQLFSGCSAGAFKLAPLLRQAMAVGKLSGEHYRGRWIDVGTHERLAEVERTLEAQR